In a single window of the Antedon mediterranea chromosome 1, ecAntMedi1.1, whole genome shotgun sequence genome:
- the LOC140063500 gene encoding cytochrome P450 1B1-like: MIVEETLGVNLTVFLLFVCVLLVMIIAKRIMDGKHTLPPNCKEIPGPPGLPLVGNIFDMDRNDQQKSIDELAEQYGNIFKIHIFRTPVVVLNGYDVISQALKQQSVDFAGRPRFHSFNVMHKLKSGFLSFGDYSDTWKAHRKISEVTLKTYMSGRSVNNLEQRISDEVKNLIAVLTDNNNTDGRVLEPTTMIKLSVCNIMFSYMFGSQRSYSDSKLHDFLATSHKFTKATGSGTSVDFLPGIQYFPSKTITDLKEIILELVDILSGDIQRHRNNHVQGVANDMFDHLLNVSKSTKNEVDEERIVSTVYDMFGAGFDTISMSLTWALLLMVNYPEIQDAVQEELSRVVGDRLPSLEDKQNLPFTEACILETLRFITIAPFAIPHSTTRDTTLYDYFIPKGTTIFVNLYSVHHDKTRWVNPESFNPARFLTKDGQLDRVKVDQIMPFSAGRRRCLGSDLAKTELFIFFSHLLHQCHFESAAAEKPSLERIHGLTVRPRNFKLKIRPRVTAN; encoded by the coding sequence ATGATTGTTGAGGAAACCCTTGGTGTAAACCTGACGGTTTTTCTATTGTTTGTCTGCGTACTTCTTGTGATGATAATTGCAAAGCGGATAATGGATGGAAAACATACTCTACCGCCTAATTGCAAAGAGATACCTGGCCCACCTGGGTTACCGCTTGTCGGTAATATATTTGATATGGATAGAAATGATCAACAAAAAAGCATAGATGAACTAGCAGAACAGTATggaaacatatttaaaattcatattttcAGGACACCGGTTGTTGTACTTAATGGTTACGACGTGATATCACAGGCGCTAAAACAGCAGTCCGTAGACTTTGCAGGAAGGCCTCGGTTCCACTCATTTAACGTTATGCATAAATTAAAAAGCGGGTTCCTTTCGTTTGGTGACTATTCTGATACGTGGAAGGCTCATCGTAAAATTAGTGAGGTTACCCTCAAGACATACATGTCTGGACGGAGTGTGAACAATCTTGAGCAACGTATTAGTGACGAAGTTAAGAATCTGATTGCTGTACTTACAGATAATAACAATACAGACGGTAGGGTTTTAGAACCAACGACAATGATAAAATTGTCTGTGTGCAATATCATGTTTTCATATATGTTTGGAAGCCAACGTTCTTACAGTGATTCAAAACTTCATGACTTTTTAGCCACATCGCACAAGTTCACAAAAGCGACTGGGAGCGGGACGTCCGTTGATTTTCTGCCAGGAATACAATATTTTCCGAGCAAAACCATAACTGATTTGAAAGAAATAATACTTGAACTTGTAGATATATTGTCAGGGGACATTCAACGTCACAGAAATAATCATGTTCAAGGTGTTGCAAACGACATGTTTGATCATTTGCTGAATGTGTCGAAATCGACGAAAAACGAAGTAGATGAGGAAAGGATTGTGAGTACTGTGTATGATATGTTTGGTGCAGGGTTCGACACAATATCTATGTCTCTGACCTGGGCGCTATTACTAATGGTAAACTACCCTGAGATACAAGATGCTGTTCAGGAGGAGTTATCCAGGGTTGTCGGTGATAGACTCCCATCGCTTGAAGATAAGCAGAACCTACCATTTACCGAGGCTTGCATTTTGGAAACTTTGAGATTTATTACCATCGCTCCGTTTGCCATTCCCCACAGTACGACGAGGGATACGACGTTGTACGACTACTTCATTCCTAAAGGTACAACTATTTTTGTAAACTTGTACTCTGTGCACCATGATAAAACACGCTGGGTGAACCCGGAATCGTTCAACCCGGCAAGGTTTTTAACAAAAGACGGTCAGTTAGACCGCGTAAAGGTTGATCAGATTATGCCGTTCTCCGCTGGTAGGAGGAGGTGTCTGGGATCAGATCTTGCAAAAACCGAACTATTCATCTTCTTCTCTCACTTGCTTCATCAGTGTCATTTTGAGTCGGCAGCTGCAGAAAAGCCTTCATTGGAACGGATTCACGGTCTGACTGTTAGGCCTAGAAATTTCAAACTTAAGATACGTCCAAGAGTTACTGCAAATTGA